TGTTGGATCGCCATTCAGCAAGAGAAAAGAGCGCATTTTTAGGTGCCCGCCTCCTCATCATGCCGGGAGGGCGAGATCTACCCTATGTTGAGCACCTCAGCGGGGAGGCTGTCGGTAACATCCGAGAGTGGGTTGAAGAGGGAGGGGCTTACTTCGGAATATGCGCCGGGGCATATTTTGGCTCTTCTTTTGTTCGTTTTGAAGAAGGAACATCTCTGGAGATTCAGGGAGAGAGAGAGCTGAAGCTGTTTCCCGGAGAGGCTGTGGGCCCTGCGTTTGGATCGGGGGTTTTCCGCTACAACACCGAAGCCGGGGTGCGGGCGGCGGCGGTTTCAGTTTCATTGGGCTCTTTGGAAAGAGAGTCGTTGCGCTGTTATTTTAACGGCGGATGCACGTTCCGGGGCGATTTTTCATCCCCATTTTGCAAAGTGGTTGCGACCTATCCGGAGATTGCGGGAAATCCGCCGGCGATCATCCGGTGCGCGGTGGGCCGGGGGCAAGCTATCTTGTCAGGCGTCCACCCCGAATTTTCAATCACGTCGTTGAACAAAAAAGACCCTTACCTGCAGGCTGTTTATCCCTTACTTGAGGAAAAGGAGAAAGAGAGAAAAGCTCTTTTTGAGTCGCTGATTGCGGCGTTGCTTTGTACCGAAGGTTTTTGAAATTAGGTTTTAATACGGAGAGAGCCACCGAGATAGAAAGATTGTAAGTCATCTAATAGCAAGAGTATGAGGTGACTTAAAATCATTCTATCCCGAGGCTATCTCCAAGATAGAGCCGTCTTCCTTGCGATAGTTCCGTAGAACTCGCCGCCTGAAAGCTATTTAGCCCCTTTGATCATCTCTGAAGCCCAGTTAGCAGCTACTTGACCCCACTCGATCGCTGCGCTATACACTTTGCCCGCCCACTCCACGAGAGTGCTGAAAGCATCCGGAAAGAATGTGTAGATCAGAAAATAGAGAATTCCAAAGAGAAAGAAGTTCAATAAAAACCTAATCATCGCCTACCTCATAATGATGGGTTCGTTAGCAGATTCCGTTGCAGACATCCATATAACCTAATTATATGAAAATAAATATTTTAATAAAATAAGATTGACATATTGTATTTGTGTCTGATTTTAAATGACTTGTGGTTGTCTTAGCAAGATTTGAAGAAGCTTTGGAGTAGACTTTCCTGCCTCCTTTCAACACGATCGGGAGCTTAAGAGACCGCCCATAAACAAAAATCGTATGATTTTTTCGAAGCTAATAACCCTATGCGGCAGCAAAGCATTCAGATTTGAGTTTGTAGGCAGTCTCATAAATTTCGATAACCCTTCCCATAAATTTTCGTTTTCCGGGTATACTCCGGGGTGACCTGCACTCTTCTGAAGGCAGAAAGCGAAAGAAGATAATCAAACTCAAGGGGCCTATCCCATGCAAGAAAAAAGCAGCCAACACGAAACACACCTCAGAGACTGGAAGCGTTCGCCCTTCGTCATACCCGATATCCATCTCAAATTCGAGTTGGATGAAAAAGAGACCTTGGTAACCTCCAGGATGCAAGTCAAAGCCGCCCCGGACAGAAAACCGGAAGAAGTATTGACACTAATCGGGGAGGAGATTGAGCTCATATCACTCTCTATCAATGATAAACAGCTGGATAAATCGGCCTTCTCAGAAAAGGATGGCGAGTTGACGATCGCTCCGCCTTCCTCGGAATTTACACTCGAGATCAAGACGAAAGTCTGTCCCGAAAAAAATTTGAAGCTCTCGGGCCTTTATAAGTCAGGAAACATTCTCTGCACACAGAACGAAGCCGAAGGATTCAGGCGTATCACCTACTTCATTGACAGACCGGACATTATGTCCCGGTATAATGTAGAGATCTCTGCCGACAAAGCCAAATACCCCTATCTGCTCTCGAATGGAAATCTGATCGAATCAGGAAATTTGGAGGGGGGGCGTCATTATACCAAATGGCAAGACCCCTTCCCGAAGCCTTGCTATCTCTTTGCGTTAGTGGCGGGCGACTTCGGCTTGATCGAAGATCACTACATCACCCATTCGGGAAGAAAAATCGATCTTAAGATCTATTGCGATAGGGGCAACGAGTCGAAGTGCCTGCACGCGATGAGTTCACTGAAGCGGGCGATGAAATGGGATGAAGAGGTCTTTGGCCTTGAATATGATCTGGATCTGTTCATGATCGTTGCGGTCCTCTCCTTTAATTTCGGCGCGATGGAAAACAAAGGACTCAATATTTTCAATGCCAATGCTATCTTGGTCGATGAAAAGACGGCCACCGACGAGAATTTTATGCGGGTGGAGAGAGTCGTCGCCCACGAGTACTTCCACAACTGGACGGGAAACCGCGTTACCCTAAGGGATTGGTTTCAGTTAACCCTGAAAGAGGGGTTGACTGTCTTCCGCGATCAGGATTTCACTCAAGATATGCACAACAAGGGTGTTCAAAGAATCGAGGATGTTCAGTACGTGCGGCGCTACCAGTTCCCCGAGGACAGCGGTCCGACCTCGCACCCGATCAAGCCCACGTCTTACATCAAGATCGATAACTTCTACACGACGACGATTTACTACAAGGGCGCTGAAGTCATCCGCATGATCAAAACGCTTCTTGGCGACGCCCTTTTCAGAAAAGGGATGGATACCTACTTTGAGCTCTACGATGGCAAGGCCGTGACTACCGAAGATTTTCTGCATGCGATGGAGTTGGCCTACGGGCAGTCTCTGAAGCAGTTTTCCA
The DNA window shown above is from Estrella lausannensis and carries:
- a CDS encoding BPL-N domain-containing protein; its protein translation is MGIKQKILVYKDAGVGGKSFRALMHSLESMERQLPCIELLDRHSAREKSAFLGARLLIMPGGRDLPYVEHLSGEAVGNIREWVEEGGAYFGICAGAYFGSSFVRFEEGTSLEIQGERELKLFPGEAVGPAFGSGVFRYNTEAGVRAAAVSVSLGSLERESLRCYFNGGCTFRGDFSSPFCKVVATYPEIAGNPPAIIRCAVGRGQAILSGVHPEFSITSLNKKDPYLQAVYPLLEEKEKERKALFESLIAALLCTEGF
- the pepN gene encoding aminopeptidase N, which translates into the protein MQEKSSQHETHLRDWKRSPFVIPDIHLKFELDEKETLVTSRMQVKAAPDRKPEEVLTLIGEEIELISLSINDKQLDKSAFSEKDGELTIAPPSSEFTLEIKTKVCPEKNLKLSGLYKSGNILCTQNEAEGFRRITYFIDRPDIMSRYNVEISADKAKYPYLLSNGNLIESGNLEGGRHYTKWQDPFPKPCYLFALVAGDFGLIEDHYITHSGRKIDLKIYCDRGNESKCLHAMSSLKRAMKWDEEVFGLEYDLDLFMIVAVLSFNFGAMENKGLNIFNANAILVDEKTATDENFMRVERVVAHEYFHNWTGNRVTLRDWFQLTLKEGLTVFRDQDFTQDMHNKGVQRIEDVQYVRRYQFPEDSGPTSHPIKPTSYIKIDNFYTTTIYYKGAEVIRMIKTLLGDALFRKGMDTYFELYDGKAVTTEDFLHAMELAYGQSLKQFSRWYARSGTPVVKAQVTFEDGAAILEVEQKSCEEKGLEPLCFPLAVGFIDKEGKPLSVICESASRVSDKTAVLKVSKAKEKFVFKNIPVGAHASVNRHFSAPIILERELRKEERLFLMQHDIDSFNRWDAAYELYAGCLLEMVEDLKKNKPLIVDKHLLEGIQKALDDHQLDPAFLALMLSLPGEGEIGERQRVIDIEEIHAAREFLKREIGEVFYTRFKEKWQELTESGSSGTDTKAIGQRKLKNICLAYMVATQREEAFEIAHRQFKEAKNMTDQLSALDLLTNYANPFREEALAAFYREWKKEPLVITKWFAVQAGSQIASLQEKVGELLKDPVYDEKVPNNVRALLGTFLQNQYHFHDASGKGYQLISREIIRLDQINPHVAASIALGFKKYARVDDKRQALMRGSLEAILKAPNLSPNVFEIASKCLSNK